In the genome of Gemmatimonadota bacterium, one region contains:
- a CDS encoding sulfite exporter TauE/SafE family protein: MPLLFLAVGLAAGVLSGLFGIGGGVVIVAALVSVGKMPIHIAVGTSLAALLLPVGLLGVREYWKAGHVDLRAAGLIALGIAIGVYFGARFAQGLTPVTLQRAFAVFLGLMALRTWIKVT; encoded by the coding sequence ATGCCGTTGCTCTTTCTTGCCGTCGGCCTTGCGGCCGGCGTACTCTCCGGGCTCTTCGGGATCGGCGGCGGGGTCGTCATCGTCGCCGCGCTGGTCTCCGTGGGCAAGATGCCGATCCATATTGCCGTCGGCACCTCGCTCGCGGCACTGCTGCTACCGGTTGGCCTGCTTGGCGTCCGCGAATACTGGAAGGCCGGTCACGTTGACCTGCGCGCGGCTGGGCTCATCGCCCTCGGCATCGCGATCGGAGTCTATTTCGGAGCACGCTTCGCCCAGGGACTCACTCCTGTCACTCTGCAGCGCGCTTTCGCAGTCTTTCTCGGCCTGATGGCGCTGCGCACCTGGATCAAGGTCACCTAG
- a CDS encoding alpha/beta hydrolase: MPGPRIGLLAMLGAGCLLLACGGGTGPTTLADDPCNAATSWDVARDIPYAVLAGADQNLLSLDVHRPHASVTCAARPVLLWVHGGDWRGGDKEEVFESMAKLATESGYLLVSVNYRLSPLFTDGSTPGVTWPVHGEDVSRAVRWIEQHIAEYGGDPTHIALMGFSAGAQIVAVLGAGPGFLQSAGVDVSHIRCIASLEIALYDIPAYLADHPDDIEEFRNIFSADPANWASASAAVIARTSKPLGPFLVVLRGDVERRSRQQAFVDLLRSKGVPTTLADVGNYAHTDVFFLLGRDTVITPPVRRFLEQDCRH; the protein is encoded by the coding sequence ATGCCAGGACCCCGCATCGGGCTGCTGGCCATGCTCGGTGCGGGGTGTCTGCTCCTCGCGTGTGGTGGCGGGACCGGCCCCACCACCCTCGCCGATGATCCCTGCAACGCCGCAACCTCCTGGGATGTCGCACGTGATATCCCGTACGCCGTGCTGGCGGGCGCCGATCAGAACCTGCTCTCGCTCGACGTCCACCGACCGCATGCCAGCGTGACCTGCGCCGCCCGACCCGTGCTGCTCTGGGTCCACGGAGGCGACTGGCGCGGGGGGGACAAGGAGGAAGTCTTCGAGTCGATGGCCAAACTGGCGACCGAAAGCGGTTACCTGCTGGTCTCGGTCAACTATCGACTCTCGCCGCTCTTCACCGATGGTTCGACACCGGGTGTCACCTGGCCGGTGCACGGCGAAGATGTCTCACGTGCCGTGCGATGGATCGAGCAGCACATTGCCGAGTATGGTGGCGATCCGACTCACATCGCGTTGATGGGGTTTTCGGCCGGAGCGCAAATCGTCGCGGTGCTGGGGGCCGGCCCCGGGTTCCTGCAAAGCGCGGGCGTGGACGTTTCGCATATCCGCTGTATTGCGTCGCTCGAGATCGCCCTCTACGACATCCCCGCCTATCTCGCGGACCACCCGGACGACATCGAGGAGTTTCGCAACATCTTTTCGGCTGACCCGGCGAACTGGGCCAGTGCCTCTGCCGCCGTCATCGCTCGCACCAGCAAGCCGCTTGGCCCCTTTCTGGTCGTCCTGCGGGGCGACGTAGAGCGCCGATCCCGGCAACAGGCCTTCGTCGATCTCCTGCGGTCGAAGGGCGTACCCACCACTCTGGCCGATGTTGGCAATTACGCTCACACCGATGTCTTTTTCCTGCTCGGGCGCGATACCGTCATCACTCCGCCGGTGCGCCGCTTTCTTGAGCAGGACTGTCGTCACTGA
- a CDS encoding TonB-dependent receptor produces the protein MRSLTLLLLFVATLAAGASAQSVGGIVGTVTDAATGRVLRGAEVRIDGGRRATTTDTLGNYRIRGVTVGLHRLEVLIPGFRSAQREGIAVRSDEFTRADVHLAPIAVQLTELRAVGVQDPVLDPLATSTAQRITEADLRRLPVSSLEDALALQAGVVGESYRGGRVGQQSFLLDGFGVKNQLDASTGGPGIRIPPDIITEASLITNGFSARYGQALSGIINVITRDGGDHWQGRAAYETDRPLSGSGDLGLDRLVLQADGPLFGKVTAVGILDFSGRLDADPANAPKPTDPRDPRSTTPAPLPHNSGETYTVGGKLTIPLSQRVVSRLFALGTTEQRYLYDQTYKYDPDFAPGRRVDGLLLTGHVQLLPGTNTARPKVGDLRIGYFSKEFVRGAVTAPDYKFGAFTGERLHIQGEELAKRQDTIAARSALSGFEPPRFSDNTPYGVQGFFLGGAPQGELAWNRFSELRSQLDMSLSIGDHTELYVGGLAAAQDVKTFQRVQAYRPVGGTTPPATASNFKPLISGAYVEAQARTSDLAFTAGVRYDGFDPGGDLAASNKSLGARSSINPRVAVSTVLKGATVVASIGRFSQAPDLQFLVDAAFDDTTRTGRFRQGNPNLGFESATQFELSARIRLREQTSLRVNIYTKQLDGLVATAPIGVNPDSAQFVNADVGNVIGGEFIFERARTNGWGARIAAVLQRAEATVTDAFELRRLVQIDPNTHDTLAAPARASFPLDYDRRLSLIATFDGELNPAFGPRVLGVRPFGSLLASAVLRYGSGLPYSRTDITGDNLVAEPNGSRLPAQYTLDMLFRRPVKFGSMVGGIYLDARNILNTRNQTSVRRDTGSPFASEATITKLATDAYNANPNPIPYESSRYRRSADLNNDGVIAGQSELLPLYVAAARDFTQPLFVYGPPRLMRFGLEVLF, from the coding sequence ATGCGCTCGTTGACCCTGCTGCTCCTGTTTGTCGCCACACTCGCCGCTGGTGCCTCGGCCCAGAGTGTCGGCGGAATCGTTGGCACGGTGACCGATGCCGCAACGGGGCGAGTGCTTCGCGGCGCCGAGGTACGGATCGATGGCGGTCGTCGTGCCACGACCACCGACACGCTCGGCAACTACCGCATTCGCGGAGTCACGGTTGGCCTGCATCGCCTGGAAGTCCTCATCCCGGGATTTCGCTCGGCCCAGCGAGAAGGGATCGCGGTACGCTCGGATGAATTCACCCGGGCCGACGTGCACCTCGCGCCAATCGCCGTCCAGCTCACCGAACTGCGCGCCGTCGGCGTGCAAGACCCCGTGCTGGATCCGCTCGCCACCTCGACAGCGCAGCGCATCACTGAGGCCGACCTTCGCCGTCTGCCCGTCTCCTCGCTCGAAGACGCCCTCGCCCTGCAGGCCGGCGTTGTCGGCGAGAGCTACCGCGGCGGGCGCGTCGGGCAGCAGTCGTTCCTGCTCGATGGCTTCGGCGTGAAGAACCAGCTCGATGCCTCCACCGGCGGCCCCGGGATCCGGATCCCACCGGACATCATCACCGAGGCATCACTGATCACCAATGGCTTCTCGGCGCGGTACGGGCAGGCGCTCTCGGGGATCATCAACGTGATCACCCGCGACGGCGGCGATCACTGGCAAGGGCGGGCCGCCTACGAGACCGATCGCCCGCTCAGCGGAAGTGGCGACCTCGGCCTCGATCGCCTCGTGCTGCAGGCCGACGGCCCGCTATTCGGCAAGGTGACCGCGGTCGGGATCCTCGATTTCTCCGGCCGGCTCGATGCCGATCCGGCGAACGCGCCAAAGCCAACCGACCCGCGCGACCCACGCTCCACCACGCCGGCTCCGCTGCCACACAACAGCGGCGAGACCTACACGGTGGGCGGCAAGCTGACGATTCCCTTGAGTCAGCGAGTCGTGTCGCGGCTCTTCGCCCTCGGCACCACCGAGCAGCGGTATCTCTACGATCAGACCTACAAGTACGATCCCGATTTCGCACCGGGCCGTCGCGTCGACGGTCTGCTGCTGACTGGACATGTGCAACTGCTCCCGGGGACGAACACGGCACGCCCGAAGGTGGGCGATCTGCGCATCGGCTATTTCTCGAAGGAGTTCGTGCGCGGCGCTGTGACTGCGCCCGACTACAAGTTCGGTGCCTTCACCGGCGAGCGTCTCCACATTCAGGGCGAGGAACTCGCCAAGCGCCAGGACACCATCGCGGCGAGGTCGGCGCTGAGCGGTTTCGAGCCGCCGCGCTTCTCGGACAACACTCCGTATGGTGTGCAAGGGTTCTTCCTCGGCGGCGCGCCGCAGGGCGAACTGGCGTGGAATCGCTTCTCGGAATTGCGCTCGCAACTTGATATGTCGCTGAGCATTGGCGATCACACCGAGCTCTACGTCGGCGGACTCGCCGCCGCGCAGGACGTCAAGACCTTCCAGCGAGTGCAGGCGTATCGCCCGGTGGGCGGCACCACGCCTCCCGCAACGGCCTCGAATTTCAAGCCGCTCATCAGCGGTGCGTACGTGGAGGCCCAAGCCCGCACCAGTGATCTCGCGTTCACGGCCGGCGTGCGCTACGATGGCTTCGATCCCGGGGGCGACCTGGCTGCGAGCAACAAGAGCCTCGGCGCGCGCAGTTCGATCAATCCGCGCGTCGCCGTTTCGACCGTGCTCAAGGGCGCCACGGTCGTTGCAAGCATCGGCCGCTTCTCGCAGGCCCCCGACCTGCAGTTCCTGGTCGACGCGGCATTCGATGACACCACCCGCACTGGCCGCTTCCGGCAGGGTAACCCGAACCTGGGCTTCGAGTCGGCCACCCAGTTCGAGCTGAGTGCCCGTATCCGGCTCCGTGAACAGACCTCGCTCCGGGTCAACATCTACACCAAGCAACTGGACGGACTCGTCGCCACGGCACCGATCGGCGTCAATCCTGATTCGGCGCAGTTCGTCAACGCCGACGTGGGCAACGTGATCGGCGGCGAATTCATCTTCGAGCGTGCCCGCACCAACGGGTGGGGCGCCCGCATCGCTGCCGTGCTCCAGCGGGCCGAGGCCACGGTCACCGATGCCTTCGAACTGCGCCGACTGGTGCAGATTGACCCCAATACTCACGACACCCTCGCGGCTCCGGCACGCGCATCGTTCCCGCTGGACTACGATCGACGGCTCTCGCTCATCGCGACCTTCGACGGCGAGCTGAACCCCGCCTTCGGTCCTCGCGTTCTGGGGGTGCGCCCCTTCGGTTCACTGCTGGCCTCCGCCGTGCTCCGCTACGGCTCCGGGCTCCCCTACTCCCGAACCGATATCACCGGCGACAATCTGGTGGCCGAGCCGAATGGTTCGCGCCTCCCGGCGCAGTACACGCTCGACATGCTCTTCCGCCGGCCCGTCAAGTTCGGCTCGATGGTGGGTGGCATCTACCTCGACGCGCGCAACATTCTCAACACCAGGAACCAGACGTCGGTGCGGCGCGACACCGGCAGTCCGTTCGCGTCGGAGGCAACCATCACCAAGCTGGCGACTGACGCCTACAACGCCAATCCGAACCCGATCCCGTATGAATCGAGCCGCTATCGTCGTTCGGCCGACCTCAACAATGACGGTGTCATCGCGGGACAGAGCGAACTGCTGCCACTCTACGTGGCGGCAGCCCGTGACTTCACCCAGCCCCTGTTCGTCTACGGCCCGCCGCGCCTGATGCGCTTCGGGCTCGAAGTCCTCTTCTGA
- a CDS encoding glycosyltransferase, with the protein MSDTARIVHIASGREWRGGQKQAWLLARELRDLDCPQIVVTGVGTELERRLRAEQIEVHAVGWQAGLSPAAARAAWVESRRGGAILHAHDGHSTTIAGMAATLSRVPYIATRRVDFPLRRLGFWGRADRVVAISDAVRNIVVRDGLEPGRVPVIHSGIDVVSVAATSPDGARAALGLPLDQPLAVATGALVDHKDHRTLVAAAAHARKSCPELIWAVAGEGPLRNELEAQIAHLDLVGTVRLLGHLSDPLPLVAAADCFVTSSKEEGLGTAMLDAMALGRPVAATAGGGIPEILTGESGLVVPVRDHEALGDAVVRVVTDPALAGTLGERALARVAHFSARRMAEAYLALYRSLMPTPTGR; encoded by the coding sequence GTGAGCGACACCGCGCGCATCGTCCACATCGCGAGCGGTCGCGAGTGGCGAGGGGGACAGAAGCAGGCCTGGCTTCTCGCGCGTGAGTTGCGTGACCTCGATTGTCCCCAGATTGTCGTGACCGGCGTCGGCACCGAACTCGAGCGTCGACTTCGCGCCGAACAGATCGAGGTGCACGCGGTCGGGTGGCAGGCCGGACTCTCGCCCGCTGCCGCGCGCGCGGCGTGGGTCGAGAGCCGCCGCGGTGGCGCGATCCTGCACGCGCACGATGGTCATTCCACCACCATTGCCGGCATGGCCGCGACACTTTCCCGGGTGCCCTACATCGCGACGCGTCGGGTGGATTTTCCGCTGCGTCGGCTCGGTTTCTGGGGCCGTGCCGATCGGGTTGTGGCGATCTCCGATGCGGTGCGCAACATCGTCGTGCGTGATGGCCTCGAGCCCGGCCGGGTGCCGGTGATCCATTCCGGCATCGATGTCGTGTCGGTCGCTGCCACCTCTCCCGATGGTGCGCGCGCCGCACTGGGGTTGCCGCTCGACCAGCCCCTCGCGGTGGCGACCGGCGCGCTGGTCGATCACAAGGATCACCGGACCCTCGTCGCTGCCGCGGCGCACGCCCGCAAGAGCTGCCCGGAACTCATCTGGGCGGTCGCCGGCGAAGGGCCGCTCCGGAACGAACTCGAGGCGCAGATCGCGCATCTCGATCTTGTGGGGACGGTTCGGCTGCTCGGTCACCTCTCCGACCCGCTCCCACTCGTGGCCGCTGCCGACTGTTTCGTGACCTCCTCCAAGGAGGAAGGGCTCGGTACGGCAATGCTCGATGCCATGGCGCTGGGTCGTCCGGTCGCCGCAACGGCCGGCGGCGGAATCCCGGAGATCCTTACCGGGGAGAGCGGGCTGGTGGTGCCGGTGCGCGATCACGAGGCACTCGGCGATGCCGTGGTCAGGGTCGTCACCGATCCTGCCCTGGCTGGCACCCTTGGCGAGCGCGCCCTTGCCCGCGTGGCTCACTTCTCGGCCCGACGGATGGCGGAGGCGTATCTGGCCCTCTATCGTTCGCTGATGCCCACACCGACCGGACGATGA
- a CDS encoding gamma-glutamyl-gamma-aminobutyrate hydrolase family protein — MSRPRIGIAAVTRERNGQYIAGVSVPYVRAVLASGGLPILITPEFSPEEALELFGECDALLLTGGEDVDPLRYGAAAHPMLGGTDPRRDANELALIADARARDLPILGICRGIQIGNVAFGGTLIQDLPSERPGSVDHDPPTARDRGSHTVSITEGSRLHAIYGATTIDANSFHHQAPDAPGAGLVVTAVAPDGVIEGLESSNPAEWIVFVQWHPEELAMHPEAADLKLFAALAQAARRA, encoded by the coding sequence ATGAGTCGTCCCCGTATCGGTATCGCCGCGGTCACTCGTGAAAGGAATGGTCAGTACATCGCTGGCGTCAGCGTGCCTTATGTGCGCGCCGTGCTCGCCTCGGGCGGACTCCCGATTCTCATCACACCGGAGTTCTCACCCGAGGAAGCGCTGGAACTCTTCGGCGAATGCGACGCGCTCCTGCTCACTGGTGGTGAAGACGTCGACCCGCTTCGCTACGGTGCCGCTGCGCATCCGATGCTGGGCGGAACCGACCCGCGGCGCGATGCCAACGAACTCGCACTCATCGCCGATGCGCGCGCTCGTGATCTTCCGATCCTCGGGATTTGCCGGGGGATCCAGATTGGCAACGTCGCCTTTGGCGGCACCCTGATCCAGGATCTCCCGTCCGAACGCCCCGGCAGTGTCGACCACGATCCGCCGACCGCGCGTGATCGCGGCTCGCATACCGTCTCGATTACTGAAGGGAGTCGCCTGCACGCGATCTACGGCGCCACCACCATCGATGCGAATTCATTCCATCATCAGGCACCGGATGCGCCCGGCGCGGGGCTCGTCGTGACGGCGGTGGCACCCGATGGCGTGATCGAGGGACTCGAGAGCTCCAACCCGGCCGAGTGGATCGTCTTCGTCCAGTGGCATCCCGAGGAGCTCGCCATGCATCCGGAAGCGGCCGACCTCAAGCTCTTCGCTGCCCTGGCTCAGGCGGCGCGACGCGCGTGA
- a CDS encoding peptide MFS transporter has protein sequence MTTLPPQTGFFGHPAGLRTLFLAEMWERFSYYGMRALLVLFMTAPVDAGGLGWPVVKAGAIYGVYTSLVYMLSLPGGWIADRIIGQRKAVFWGGVVIMLGHIALAIPVENFFFLGLGLVVVGTGLLKPNISTIVGQLYAPEDVRRDGGFSIFYMGINLGGFSAPLVTAYLAQSPGFKATLEGWGISAHNSWHWGFGAAAVGMALGLIWYVVDAKAMGEAGLHPAPVSGPEEHAQLRRLLWRGVGLVVGVLALLAVLNSSGVIEITASKVNTWFGALLLLTVVAFFAWLFLAAKWTPEERKRLIVIAVLFLGAAVFWSVFEQAGSTLNLFADRSTNNVIFGKPFQSGMWQSINSLWIILLAPVFGWIWVKMGAKNPSSPAKFAFGLLMVSISFAWMVPAAKIAGEGNKVGWWFLLICYFLQTVGELCLSPVGLSAMTKLAPARVASLMMGVWFLATSVGNYIGGNVASLYESFELPTLFTAIAVYALIFAVVLALLVKPINRMLARG, from the coding sequence GTGACGACGCTGCCTCCCCAGACCGGATTCTTCGGTCACCCCGCCGGACTGCGCACACTCTTCCTCGCCGAAATGTGGGAACGCTTCTCCTACTACGGCATGCGGGCACTGCTGGTCCTCTTCATGACGGCGCCGGTCGATGCCGGTGGCCTCGGCTGGCCGGTCGTGAAGGCCGGTGCGATCTACGGCGTGTACACCTCGCTGGTCTACATGCTCTCGCTCCCTGGCGGCTGGATCGCCGACCGCATCATCGGCCAGCGGAAGGCGGTGTTCTGGGGCGGCGTCGTGATCATGCTGGGGCATATCGCCCTCGCGATTCCGGTGGAGAATTTCTTCTTCCTCGGATTGGGTCTCGTCGTCGTAGGCACCGGCCTGCTCAAGCCGAACATCTCGACCATCGTCGGCCAGCTCTACGCGCCCGAAGATGTTCGTCGTGACGGCGGCTTCTCGATCTTCTACATGGGGATCAACCTCGGTGGCTTCTCGGCGCCACTGGTGACCGCTTACCTCGCGCAGAGCCCGGGCTTCAAGGCGACGCTCGAGGGGTGGGGCATCTCGGCGCACAATTCGTGGCACTGGGGCTTCGGTGCTGCCGCTGTCGGCATGGCGCTCGGGCTGATCTGGTATGTCGTCGATGCCAAGGCGATGGGCGAGGCTGGCCTGCACCCGGCACCCGTCAGTGGCCCCGAAGAGCACGCGCAGCTGCGCCGGTTGCTCTGGCGCGGTGTTGGACTCGTGGTTGGTGTGCTCGCGTTGCTCGCGGTGCTCAATTCGAGCGGCGTCATCGAGATCACGGCGAGCAAGGTCAACACCTGGTTCGGCGCGTTGCTGCTCCTCACGGTGGTTGCCTTCTTCGCATGGCTCTTCCTCGCGGCCAAGTGGACACCGGAAGAGCGCAAGCGGCTGATCGTGATCGCCGTCCTCTTTCTCGGCGCGGCCGTCTTCTGGTCGGTCTTCGAACAGGCCGGTTCGACGCTCAATCTCTTTGCCGATCGCAGCACCAATAACGTGATCTTCGGGAAGCCCTTCCAGTCGGGGATGTGGCAGTCGATCAACTCGCTCTGGATCATCCTGCTCGCTCCGGTGTTCGGCTGGATCTGGGTCAAGATGGGGGCGAAGAATCCGTCGTCGCCGGCCAAGTTCGCCTTCGGCCTGCTGATGGTGTCGATCTCGTTCGCCTGGATGGTACCGGCCGCCAAGATCGCCGGTGAGGGGAACAAGGTCGGCTGGTGGTTCCTGCTGATCTGCTACTTCCTCCAGACCGTGGGCGAACTCTGCCTCTCGCCGGTCGGGCTCTCGGCGATGACCAAGCTGGCGCCGGCACGGGTCGCCTCGCTGATGATGGGGGTCTGGTTCCTCGCGACCTCGGTGGGCAACTACATCGGCGGGAATGTGGCCTCCCTGTATGAATCGTTCGAACTGCCGACACTATTCACTGCGATCGCGGTGTACGCCTTGATCTTCGCCGTGGTCCTGGCGCTCCTGGTGAAGCCGATCAACCGGATGCTGGCAAGGGGATAG
- a CDS encoding arsenite methyltransferase — translation MSDSELTTIVRERYSEAARQAAAGSKASCCGTGSSCGADPITANLYSGAESAEVPTLAVAASLGCGNPTALAELRAGETVLDLGSGGGIDVLLSARRVGPTGKAYGLDMTDAMLEIARANQARAGVTNVEFLKGEIEAIPLPDASVDVIISNCVINLSGEKSRVLAEAFRVLRPGGRFAVSDVLTRGEIPAAVRDSMALWTGCVAGALDQEEFVQMLTAAGFADASIEPTREYCGSDAAQILADAGLAGQIDPAEIDGHVFSGFIRARKPEVA, via the coding sequence ATGAGCGATTCTGAACTCACCACGATCGTACGCGAGCGCTACAGTGAAGCGGCCCGCCAGGCCGCTGCCGGATCGAAGGCCAGCTGCTGTGGCACCGGCAGCAGTTGCGGCGCCGACCCGATTACTGCCAATCTCTACTCCGGCGCCGAATCGGCTGAGGTTCCGACTCTCGCGGTTGCGGCCTCGCTCGGTTGTGGCAATCCGACCGCGCTGGCCGAACTTCGTGCCGGCGAGACCGTGCTCGATCTCGGATCGGGTGGCGGCATTGATGTGCTGCTTTCTGCGCGGCGCGTCGGTCCGACGGGGAAGGCGTACGGGCTCGACATGACCGATGCGATGCTCGAGATCGCGCGTGCGAATCAGGCCAGGGCGGGGGTGACCAATGTCGAGTTCCTCAAGGGCGAGATCGAGGCCATTCCGCTCCCGGATGCATCAGTCGATGTGATCATCTCGAATTGCGTCATCAACCTGTCCGGCGAAAAGTCGCGCGTGCTGGCCGAGGCCTTCCGTGTCTTGAGGCCGGGTGGTCGCTTCGCGGTGAGTGACGTACTCACGCGCGGCGAGATTCCCGCGGCCGTACGCGACAGCATGGCGCTCTGGACCGGTTGCGTGGCCGGTGCGCTCGATCAGGAGGAGTTCGTGCAGATGCTGACAGCGGCTGGCTTCGCGGATGCCAGCATTGAGCCGACGCGCGAGTATTGCGGCAGCGATGCAGCCCAGATTCTCGCCGACGCCGGGCTCGCCGGCCAGATTGATCCTGCAGAAATCGACGGACACGTCTTCTCCGGCTTCATCCGGGCACGGAAGCCGGAGGTCGCGTGA
- a CDS encoding c-type cytochrome translates to MNHRHLATLLLLAGCAAPPPKPKTADAAYTFTAADSFRTPDGSPLPDGELGRSIRRGHAILSATRDSLPDHVGNKLRCTSCHLDDGRRPDAIPFTGVYARFPQYRSRSASVSRLEDRINDCFQRSLVGTALAWDDPAMRDIVAYLAFVSRGIKVGAKVPGQGLPLGEATGGDTLAGSLIFASTCARCHGVNGEGTPLAPPTWGDASFGIGAGMARLRSAAAFIRHNMPYDRAVTLTDAEAVDVAAYIVSRPRPDFVGKERDWPKGDPPVDVAYPTTAGRGPAKP, encoded by the coding sequence ATGAATCACCGCCATCTTGCGACCCTGCTGCTGCTGGCTGGCTGCGCCGCACCACCGCCGAAGCCGAAGACTGCGGATGCCGCCTACACCTTCACCGCCGCCGATTCATTCCGCACGCCCGATGGATCGCCGCTTCCCGACGGCGAACTGGGGCGCAGCATCCGGCGCGGTCACGCCATCCTCTCCGCCACGCGCGATTCGCTCCCGGACCACGTCGGCAACAAGCTGCGCTGTACCTCCTGCCATCTCGACGATGGCCGACGGCCCGACGCGATTCCCTTCACTGGCGTCTACGCGCGCTTTCCGCAGTATCGCTCACGCTCGGCCAGTGTCTCGCGGCTCGAAGACCGCATCAACGACTGTTTCCAGCGTTCGTTGGTGGGGACCGCGCTCGCCTGGGATGATCCCGCGATGCGCGACATCGTCGCCTATCTGGCGTTCGTCTCACGCGGCATCAAGGTGGGAGCGAAGGTCCCCGGGCAGGGGTTGCCGCTGGGCGAAGCGACCGGAGGGGACACGCTCGCTGGGTCACTGATCTTTGCGTCGACCTGTGCCCGCTGTCACGGGGTCAATGGTGAAGGAACGCCGCTCGCGCCGCCGACCTGGGGCGACGCCTCATTCGGTATCGGCGCAGGAATGGCGCGGCTCCGTTCGGCCGCAGCGTTCATCCGCCACAACATGCCCTACGACCGCGCCGTTACCCTCACCGACGCCGAAGCGGTCGACGTCGCGGCGTATATCGTTTCGCGCCCACGACCAGACTTCGTGGGAAAGGAACGCGACTGGCCAAAGGGCGACCCGCCGGTCGATGTCGCGTATCCCACGACCGCCGGACGCGGCCCCGCCAAGCCCTAG
- a CDS encoding metalloregulator ArsR/SmtB family transcription factor has translation MTTSLASSRQRTAALAHALSDETRLGIIEALRHGERCVCDLVTDLDAAQSRLSFHLRVLREAGLVTDRREGRWSFYTLAPEAMTELHDAVVSLRPIHTLPVLGGGCCG, from the coding sequence GTGACCACTTCACTCGCCTCCAGCCGGCAACGGACCGCCGCCTTGGCCCATGCGCTCTCGGATGAGACCCGGCTCGGAATCATCGAGGCGTTGCGTCACGGGGAGCGCTGCGTCTGTGACCTGGTCACCGATCTGGATGCGGCCCAGTCGCGGCTCTCATTCCACCTCCGGGTGCTCCGCGAGGCGGGACTGGTGACCGACCGTCGCGAAGGGCGGTGGAGCTTCTACACCCTCGCTCCCGAGGCGATGACCGAGCTGCACGACGCTGTCGTAAGTCTGCGTCCGATTCATACACTCCCGGTGCTCGGCGGCGGTTGCTGTGGCTAG
- the arsN2 gene encoding arsenic resistance N-acetyltransferase ArsN2 yields the protein MNIRVRAAQAHDLPAVTALLAEAELPRDGVAESFGDFFVAESAGEVIGAAGLEIRGRDALLRSVVVAPAAQGHAVGHQLTARAIAEARARGLEKVWLLTISAIGFFPRFGFRQVPREKVPDALQATVEFHHACPATAAVLVRRAQPLRVLILCTANVARSQLAEALLLHRGGDLVMVASAGAVPGRAPHPMAREVLAERGIIWEGKHSKGIDEVASAGWDLVITVCDAARDACPILPGATMVHWGLEDPVSAGADDATLRQAFRETAAALDTRFAALLELPLAILDHQELAREAAAIHARS from the coding sequence GTGAACATCAGGGTTCGCGCGGCGCAGGCTCACGACCTTCCCGCAGTGACCGCACTGCTCGCCGAGGCAGAGCTGCCTCGCGATGGCGTGGCCGAATCCTTCGGCGATTTCTTCGTGGCTGAATCGGCCGGTGAAGTCATCGGCGCCGCGGGCCTCGAGATTCGCGGGCGCGACGCACTGCTGCGGTCGGTCGTCGTTGCACCGGCCGCGCAGGGGCACGCCGTGGGCCACCAGCTCACGGCACGCGCCATCGCAGAGGCCCGGGCGCGCGGACTCGAAAAGGTCTGGCTGCTCACCATCAGCGCGATCGGATTCTTTCCGCGCTTCGGATTCCGCCAGGTTCCTCGCGAGAAGGTCCCCGACGCATTGCAGGCAACGGTGGAGTTCCATCACGCCTGCCCCGCGACTGCGGCGGTGCTGGTACGGCGCGCACAGCCGCTACGGGTGCTGATACTCTGCACCGCGAACGTCGCGCGCTCTCAGCTCGCCGAAGCACTGTTGCTCCATCGTGGCGGCGACCTCGTCATGGTGGCGAGTGCTGGTGCGGTGCCGGGCCGCGCACCACACCCGATGGCAAGGGAAGTGCTCGCCGAACGAGGGATCATCTGGGAAGGAAAGCACTCGAAGGGAATCGATGAGGTCGCTTCGGCCGGGTGGGATCTGGTGATCACGGTCTGCGACGCAGCGCGGGATGCCTGCCCCATCCTGCCGGGTGCGACGATGGTGCACTGGGGTCTGGAAGATCCGGTCTCCGCGGGTGCCGACGACGCAACTCTGCGGCAGGCCTTCCGGGAAACCGCGGCGGCGCTGGATACCCGGTTCGCCGCCCTACTCGAGTTGCCGCTCGCGATTCTCGACCACCAGGAACTCGCGCGCGAAGCTGCGGCTATTCACGCGCGGAGCTGA